A window of Ipomoea triloba cultivar NCNSP0323 chromosome 2, ASM357664v1 contains these coding sequences:
- the LOC116010376 gene encoding pentatricopeptide repeat-containing protein At1g74750-like, whose product MLRAKQLGTLSQTARSIIFGGSRSSAADSSCTCPEDETFVSKRPQTGNDVRHLQRSSTLVSRDAVKAVTSHKNENPDDKVSQPQVIPASNPSGRADHVSYGSLEALDVVHSSPPLSDQFVRAGMAAVNFLSDLVNYKIPVSDGSRVFNSSHNCMVECAKPVSTVKPVTTKNFRKTSADAPATSRPANSNSSRGIKSRGEKYSSVKGANPISNNGPRNFVDTHDSVKGVGHVSTNDSKRTVPQESRPYSSRLKKKAPIDKDMNDRLGGFNKPLRETRAHMGVNPIARQFPGSVYPVETVSHILQHMNWGPETEDVLRKLNCSLDVYQANQILKQLQDHRMALSFFDWLKQKPGFKHDGHTYTTMVGILGRARQFGAINKLLEQMVNDGCQPNVVTYNRIIHGYGRANYLNEALDVFNQMQKAGCEPDRVTYCTLIDIHAKAGYLDVAMDLYKRMQVAGLSPDTFTYGVIINCLGKAGHLPDAHKLFCEMVNHGCMPNLVTYNVMIALHAKARNYTTALKLYRDMQNAGFEPDNVTYSTIMEVLGHFGHLEEVEAVFSEMKRKKWVPDEYIYGILVDLWGKSGNLEKALEWYHAMLDAGLCPNVPTCNSLLSAFLRVHRLSDAYYLLQSMLNLGLTPSLQTYTLLLSCCTEAQTSSDLRFCRELMEITGHPAHAFLKTMPSAGPDGQNVRDHVSRFLDLVRSEDRESKRGLVDAVVDFLHKSGLKEEAASVWEAAAQKNIYPDAVREKGSRYWLINLHVMSDGTAVTALSRTLASFRKHMLSSGVCPNRIDIVTGWGRRSRVTGTSLVRQTIEELLSMLNSPFLPVNGNSGCFVGRGESLSKWLVQPYVERMHLL is encoded by the coding sequence ATGTTACGGGCAAAGCAACTTGGTACTCTCTCCCAAACTGCTAGGTCGATCATCTTTGGTGGGTCACGAAGTAGTGCAGCAGACAGTTCATGTACTTGTCCTGAGGATGAGACCTTCGTTTCCAAAAGGCCACAGACAGGGAACGATGTTCGACATCTGCAAAGATCTTCCACCTTAGTTTCGAGAGATGCTGTAAAAGCTGTGACTTCCCATAAAAATGAGAATCCGGATGACAAAGTTTCTCAGCCACAAGTTATACCCGCCTCTAATCCATCAGGGAGAGCGGACCATGTTAGTTATGGAAGCTTGGAGGCATTGGACGTTGTGCATTCATCGCCTCCACTTTCTGATCAATTTGTTAGGGCAGGTATGGCAGCAGTCAACTTTTTATCCGACTtagtaaattataaaattcCGGTCTCAGATGGCAGCAGAGTATTTAACTCATCGCATAACTGTATGGTTGAGTGTGCAAAACCTGTTTCTACTGTCAAACCTGTGACGACAAAAAATTTCAGAAAAACTTCAGCTGATGCACCAGCAACATCAAGGCCCGCTAATAGTAATTCTTCCAGAGGCATCAAGAGCAGAGGTGAGAAATATAGTTCAGTGAAAGGTGCTAATCCCATTTCAAATAATGGCCCGAGAAATTTTGTTGATACCCATGATTCAGTCAAAGGCGTTGGTCATGTGTCGACCAATGATAGCAAGAGGACAGTACCTCAAGAATCAAGACCCTATTCAAGCCGTCTCAAGAAAAAAGCTCCGATAGACAAGGATATGAATGACAGGCTAGGAGGTTTCAACAAGCCTCTAAGAGAGACTAGAGCTCATATGGGAGTTAATCCAATAGCCAGGCAATTTCCAGGTTCTGTCTATCCCGTAGAAACAGTTTCTCACATTCTGCAACATATGAATTGGGGCCCAGAGACAGAAGACGTTCTTCGGAAACTCAACTGCTCGTTGGACGTCTATCAAGCGAACCAAATTCTTAAGCAGCTTCAAGATCATAGAATGGCCCTCAGCTTTTTCGACTGGTTGAAACAGAAACCTGGGTTCAAGCACGATGGGCATACCTATACCACCATGGTTGGTATCCTTGGGCGTGCTAGGCAGTTTGGGGCTATAAACAAATTGCTCGAGCAGATGGTCAATGATGGATGCCAACCAAATGTTGTGACATATAACCGCATTATTCATGGCTATGGGCGAGCGAACTACTTGAACGAAGCATTAGATGTCTTTAACCAAATGCAGAAAGCAGGGTGTGAGCCCGACCGTGTCACCTATTGTACACTCATTGACATCCACGCAAAGGCTGGATATCTCGATGTTGCCATGGATTTGTATAAGAGGATGCAAGTCGCCGGTCTTTCTCCCGACACATTCACTTATGGGGTCATCATTAACTGCCTTGGAAAAGCAGGTCACTTGCCCGATGCTCATAAGCTCTTCTGTGAAATGGTGAACCATGGGTGTATGCCAAACTTGGTGACGTATAATGTTATGATAGCCTTGCATGCTAAGGCTAGGAACTACACAACTGCACTAAAGCTTTACCGTGACATGCAAAATGCTGGGTTTGAGCCCGACAATGTGACTTACAGCACTATAATGGAGGTTCTTGGCCATTTTGGGCATCTAGAAGAAGTGGAGGCGGTATTTTCTGAGATGAAGAGAAAAAAATGGGTTCCTGATGAGTATATTTATGGCATCTTGGTGGACCTATGGGGAAAGTCTGGCAATCTAGAGAAGGCTCTGGAATGGTATCACGCGATGCTTGATGCGGGCTTATGCCCTAATGTCCCTACTTGCAACTCTCTGCTTAGTGCTTTCCTTAGGGTACACCGATTGTCTGACGCGTATTACCTACTCCAGAGCATGCTAAATTTGGGCTTAACTCCATCTCTACAAACATATACCTTGCTTCTCAGCTGCTGCACAGAAGCCCAAACATCATCTGACCTGCGATTTTGTCGCGAGCTTATGGAAATCACGGGTCACCCAGCTCACGCGTTCTTGAAGACGATGCCATCAGCGGGACCTGACGGGCAGAACGTTAGGGACCACGTTAGCCGCTTCTTGGATTTGGTGCGCAGCGAGGACAGGGAGAGCAAGCGGGGACTCGTCGACGCGGTGGTCGATTTCCTTCACAAGTCGGGGCTCAAGGAGGAAGCTGCATCCGTGTGGGAGGCGGCTGCACAGAAGAACATCTACCCGGACGCAGTACGGGAGAAAGGCTCCCGCTACTGGTTGATAAACCTTCACGTGATGTCTGATGGAACTGCTGTCACAGCTCTGTCGAGGACGCTGGCCTCATTCCGCAAACATATGCTTTCCTCCGGAGTGTGCCCCAACCGCATTGATATCGTGACTGGGTGGGGGCGAAGGAGTCGGGTGACGGGCACGTCTCTTGTGAGACAAACCATAGAAGAGCTGCTCAGCATGCTAAACTCCCCCTTTCTTCCTGTTAATGGTAACTCAGGGTGTTTTGTAGGGCGTGGAGAGTCCCTTAGTAAATGGTTGGTCCAACCTTATGTTGAACGGATGCATTTGCTGTAG